The DNA sequence CCCAAGGCAGAGCCGGCTCCCGCCCCCGCGGCGCCTCCCACCCCGGCACCGCCGGCTCCGCAGGTGGCGGAGACCCCCGGGCCGCCGGCTGGGCCCACACCGGAGCAGGTGGCGCGCCGCCGGGAGCAGTTGCGCGAATCGGTGGCCAACAAGGGACTCCTGGGGCTGCTCGGGGGCAGGGGGGCGACCTCCACCGCCGCCGCGCGGGGCTCGATCCTCGAGGGAAAGGGAGCGGCCGAGGACCTGGACCGGGTGCTGGCCCGGGTGGACGGGCTTCGCGCGGCCCCCGGGGGCTCCGGGGACCAGGCGGGTGGGGGTGCCCCGGTGCTGGCCGCCGGCCTCGGGGAAGACGCCCTTCGCGCTGCGGCCGGCGCCCAGCGCACGGTGCAGCTCCAGGACCGGGCGGACGAGGCGGTGGAGACGGTGGAAGACCAGCCCCTGGACGAGCTGACCCTGCGGGAGGCGGTGGCCGCGATCCACCGCACGGTGGGCACCTACCTGGGGGGGATCCGCTACCTCTACAACCGGGAGCTGCGCAAGAAGCCCGACCTGGAGGGCAAGCTCACGGTGAGCATGACCATCGATCCCGAGGGCACGGTGACGGCCTGCGAGGTGGTGGAGTCCACCCTGGGGTACCCGCCCCTGGAGGAGGCGGTGCTCGACCGGGTGCGCAAGTGGAAGTTTCCGCCGGTGGCCCCGAGGCCCATTACCGTGACGTACCCCTTCGTCTTCTTTCCCAGCATGTGAGAAAGGAGCGCCCGTTGCGACGCGGTTCCATGCCCCTTGCCCGGTCTCGGAGGCGGCGCCCGTTGGGCGCCGCGGCGGCGGGGGCGGTCTTCCTGTGTCTCCTGGCCGCGCCGGCCGCGGCGGCATCGACGGCGCGGCTTCGTGCCGAGCTCGGCCTGCGGGCGGCGGAGGCGGGCCGCGACCGCGGGGCACTGGAGGCCCTGGCAGCCGGCGCCGGACCCGGCGCCGTGCGGGGGCAGGCCCTGTGGGCCCTGTATCGTGGCGTTCCCGCCCCGCTCTCGGCGAAGGACCGGGTTCTGCTCGTCGCAGCGCTTCGCGACCCGGCTCCCGAAGTGCGCCAGGCGGCCTTGCGCTGCGTGGGCGCCGCGGGGGACCGGGCCCTGGAGAGGGAGGCCCTCGCCAGGGCCGCCGAGGACCCGGATACGGAGGTTCGGATCGAGGCCCTCCGGGCCGTTCGGCCCTGGGCCCGCCACGGCCAGGTGTACTTCCTGGAGCAGGCCCTGGCGGCCGAGCAGCCCCGGGTGCGGGCGGAAGCGGTGCGCAACCTCGCCCAGGTGGCCTACCGGGAGGTTCCCCACGAGCTCTTCGGCCGGGTGGCCCAGTGGGCCTCGGGCGCGGACCCGGACTTTGGCGTCCGCGCCG is a window from the Thermodesulfobacteriota bacterium genome containing:
- a CDS encoding HEAT repeat domain-containing protein, with product MGAAAAGAVFLCLLAAPAAAASTARLRAELGLRAAEAGRDRGALEALAAGAGPGAVRGQALWALYRGVPAPLSAKDRVLLVAALRDPAPEVRQAALRCVGAAGDRALEREALARAAEDPDTEVRIEALRAVRPWARHGQVYFLEQALAAEQPRVRAEAVRNLAQVAYREVPHELFGRVAQWASGADPDFGVRAEALDALGRWGRLEWGHVEAALGQREAPESFRLRALALGDGLPRPEGRSATLLDLLATDPSLRITWEAYRRLSRSGAGESDLAPALARLLPRLPENNAATGEMAAYLRARGYRAEYRSGTWHVSGR
- a CDS encoding AgmX/PglI C-terminal domain-containing protein; this encodes PKAEPAPAPAAPPTPAPPAPQVAETPGPPAGPTPEQVARRREQLRESVANKGLLGLLGGRGATSTAAARGSILEGKGAAEDLDRVLARVDGLRAAPGGSGDQAGGGAPVLAAGLGEDALRAAAGAQRTVQLQDRADEAVETVEDQPLDELTLREAVAAIHRTVGTYLGGIRYLYNRELRKKPDLEGKLTVSMTIDPEGTVTACEVVESTLGYPPLEEAVLDRVRKWKFPPVAPRPITVTYPFVFFPSM